A genomic region of Alicyclobacillus sp. SO9 contains the following coding sequences:
- the dnaB gene encoding replicative DNA helicase has protein sequence MSESAARSPEPNLNLDTIRMPPHNIEAEQAVLGAMLISSEAVSEAAEWLEPDDFYTNGHQHIFRAMRGIYENGNPVDVVTVIEALQKHEGVLESLGGSEYVINLAAAMPTVLHVEHYAAIVREKALLRRIIQVSQEIGTASFRADSDAEDVLAEAERKILDLSQNQRVRDFTHIGDVLETTYEQIEQLFENEGKLTGVPTGYSELDRMTSGFQKSDLIIVAARPSVGKTAFALNIAQNVAVRAGQAAAIFSLEMAKEQLVQRMLCAEAYIDSHKLRTGTLEDEDWPRLSMGVSTLGSAPIYIDDTPGITVPEMRSKLRRLKSQYGLGFVVIDYLQLIHGRRGSGENRQQEISEISRMLKQMARELEVPVVALAQLSRSVEQRQDKHPMLSDIRESGSIEQDADIVAFLYRDDYYDPESEKKNIVEILIAKQRNGPTGTVELVFLKNYNKFVNLEKAHSE, from the coding sequence ATGAGTGAAAGTGCAGCGCGGTCACCAGAACCCAACTTGAATCTGGATACAATTCGCATGCCGCCCCACAACATTGAAGCTGAACAAGCGGTTTTGGGCGCTATGTTAATTTCCAGTGAAGCAGTCTCTGAAGCTGCAGAGTGGCTGGAACCGGATGATTTCTATACCAATGGACACCAACACATTTTTCGCGCCATGCGTGGAATTTACGAAAACGGAAATCCGGTTGACGTTGTTACGGTCATTGAAGCTCTTCAGAAACATGAGGGAGTCTTGGAGAGTCTTGGCGGCTCTGAGTATGTCATCAATCTAGCCGCAGCGATGCCGACAGTGCTTCACGTGGAACATTATGCAGCAATCGTTCGCGAAAAGGCGTTGCTGAGAAGAATTATTCAAGTCTCCCAGGAGATTGGGACAGCCTCTTTCCGAGCGGATTCTGATGCTGAAGATGTTTTGGCAGAGGCAGAAAGAAAGATCCTCGATTTGTCGCAGAACCAGCGTGTCCGCGATTTTACTCACATCGGAGACGTGCTCGAAACAACCTATGAGCAAATTGAGCAGTTGTTTGAAAACGAGGGCAAACTTACGGGTGTGCCAACGGGCTACAGTGAATTGGACAGGATGACAAGCGGGTTCCAAAAGTCGGATTTGATTATTGTAGCTGCGCGGCCGTCCGTGGGTAAGACAGCGTTTGCTCTGAACATTGCTCAGAATGTGGCCGTTCGCGCTGGCCAAGCCGCTGCAATCTTTAGTCTAGAAATGGCCAAGGAGCAACTTGTCCAACGTATGCTGTGTGCTGAAGCCTACATTGACAGTCACAAGCTTCGCACAGGCACGTTGGAGGATGAAGATTGGCCGAGGCTGTCAATGGGGGTCAGTACCTTGGGCAGCGCCCCGATTTACATTGACGACACGCCGGGCATCACAGTTCCAGAAATGCGAAGCAAGTTGCGCAGACTGAAATCGCAGTATGGGTTAGGGTTTGTCGTGATTGATTATCTACAGTTGATTCATGGACGAAGAGGTTCCGGCGAAAATAGACAACAGGAAATCTCCGAGATCTCTCGAATGTTAAAACAGATGGCGAGAGAGTTGGAAGTGCCAGTGGTCGCGTTGGCCCAGTTGAGTCGGTCAGTCGAGCAGAGGCAGGACAAGCACCCGATGCTCTCCGACATTCGTGAGTCAGGGAGTATTGAGCAGGATGCTGATATTGTTGCATTTTTGTATCGTGACGATTACTATGATCCCGAATCAGAGAAGAAAAACATTGTCGAAATACTGATTGCGAAGCAAAGAAATGGTCCTACAGGAACAGTGGAGCTTGTTTTTCTGAAAAACTACAACAAATTCGTAAATCTAGAGAAGGCTCATAGCGAGTAA
- a CDS encoding DUF2232 domain-containing protein produces the protein MDYKPMDRETGIALVMYILLLSLGLLPGFSVLTLWLLPAPIVALTILRSRRTGFILSLIASAALALTGLGWLAVLLAMAFYFLAWSVSEQLTRQVSFFGPLITFILVLIMLELVLLALLRYTGIDILGALSSEVSRTFTQESQALGLSSSNADTIIKQMQSFITLMFPALLAIIAIVLSMANMVILKWLLRDTVQISILSKWNLPYSVLMTYLLSLLLLLFNAFKGNHVLWQTLNSIELIGAFLVGIQGLALIWRKLYQNRIRFLVLILLIIGTTVQFISMALIIIGVFDIANRARHNIEKK, from the coding sequence GGGAAACAGGCATTGCTCTGGTAATGTATATACTGTTGCTATCGCTTGGATTACTTCCCGGATTTTCAGTTTTGACACTCTGGCTTCTGCCGGCCCCCATAGTTGCACTAACAATTTTGAGAAGCAGACGAACCGGTTTCATCTTATCGCTGATTGCTTCTGCTGCACTTGCACTTACTGGTTTGGGATGGCTTGCGGTCTTACTTGCAATGGCGTTTTATTTTTTGGCGTGGTCTGTGAGCGAACAACTCACGAGACAGGTTTCATTTTTCGGCCCCCTTATTACCTTTATACTTGTTCTGATAATGCTGGAATTAGTACTGCTGGCCTTGCTCCGATACACGGGTATCGATATTCTTGGAGCGTTGAGCTCAGAGGTTTCCAGAACCTTTACACAGGAAAGTCAGGCACTAGGGTTGTCTTCCTCCAATGCCGATACGATTATCAAGCAGATGCAGAGTTTTATCACACTAATGTTCCCTGCCCTGCTTGCCATTATCGCGATTGTCCTATCGATGGCTAATATGGTCATACTGAAATGGTTATTGCGGGACACCGTGCAAATTTCTATTTTGAGCAAGTGGAACTTACCATACTCTGTTTTAATGACATATCTTCTCAGCCTGCTGTTGCTCCTGTTTAATGCCTTTAAAGGAAACCATGTCTTGTGGCAAACTTTGAATAGCATTGAACTTATCGGCGCTTTCCTAGTAGGCATTCAGGGTCTGGCGTTAATCTGGAGAAAACTGTATCAAAACCGGATTCGCTTTTTGGTTTTGATTCTTCTCATCATAGGGACTACGGTTCAATTTATCTCTATGGCTTTAATCATTATTGGTGTCTTTGACATTGCCAATCGAGCGCGCCATAACATTGAGAAAAAATAG
- the rplI gene encoding 50S ribosomal protein L9 — translation MKVILLTNVKGQGQEGDVVDVSPGYGRNYLLPRKLAVEATEAAMKELQDKKKEEQRLAAAEKRAAEELASKLETHRVAITTQAGEGGRLFGAVTTKHIADALEQQGFNVDKRKIQLSEHIKSLGTHKVQIKLHPEVTATVNVDVQEG, via the coding sequence ATGAAGGTAATCCTGTTAACGAACGTGAAGGGTCAGGGTCAAGAGGGAGACGTGGTTGATGTCTCACCGGGATACGGCAGAAATTACTTATTACCCAGGAAACTTGCAGTAGAAGCTACGGAAGCGGCAATGAAGGAGCTTCAAGACAAAAAGAAAGAAGAGCAGCGCTTGGCTGCAGCGGAGAAACGTGCTGCAGAGGAACTGGCCTCCAAGCTGGAGACTCATCGCGTGGCGATTACCACGCAGGCGGGTGAGGGCGGTCGATTGTTCGGAGCTGTAACGACCAAGCATATTGCAGATGCTCTTGAACAACAGGGGTTCAATGTTGACAAGCGGAAGATTCAATTATCGGAGCACATCAAGTCTTTAGGCACCCACAAGGTCCAAATCAAATTGCACCCTGAAGTTACTGCCACGGTCAACGTAGATGTACAGGAAGGTTGA
- a CDS encoding response regulator → MFTVLVVEDEEPIANILKFTLEREGFEVITAFDGEEAVSMAKAYEPDLLLLDIMLPEKDGFEVCREIRNFSMAPVIMLTARDSEVDKVLGLEIGADDYVTKPFSGRELVARVKANLRRQWQDQDNHQDQNSNRRLFIGDVVIDLNLYEVKKSGTDIPLTHREFELLATMAAHPGMVYTRDQLLTDVWGDDYEGDLRTVDVTVRRLREKLETDPSQPQYVLTKRGVGYFAARR, encoded by the coding sequence ATGTTTACGGTTTTGGTGGTGGAGGACGAAGAACCGATTGCCAATATACTGAAGTTCACACTGGAGCGGGAAGGGTTTGAAGTCATCACCGCCTTTGATGGTGAAGAGGCCGTCAGCATGGCCAAAGCTTATGAACCGGACCTGCTCCTGTTAGACATTATGCTTCCTGAAAAAGACGGATTTGAAGTCTGCCGCGAAATACGCAATTTCAGCATGGCCCCAGTCATTATGCTTACGGCTCGAGATTCAGAAGTGGACAAGGTCCTAGGATTGGAAATCGGTGCCGATGATTATGTGACCAAACCTTTTAGCGGCAGGGAACTGGTTGCGAGGGTCAAGGCGAATCTTCGCAGACAGTGGCAAGACCAAGACAATCATCAAGACCAAAACTCAAACCGCAGGCTTTTCATCGGTGATGTTGTAATTGACCTTAACCTCTATGAAGTGAAAAAGTCAGGCACGGACATCCCCTTGACACACCGCGAGTTTGAACTGCTGGCCACCATGGCAGCTCATCCCGGAATGGTCTATACCCGAGACCAACTGTTAACAGACGTTTGGGGAGACGACTATGAAGGGGACCTCCGTACCGTGGACGTGACAGTGCGGCGTTTGCGGGAAAAACTCGAGACGGACCCTAGTCAACCTCAATACGTTCTGACGAAACGCGGGGTCGGATACTTTGCAGCGCGGAGGTAA